The following are encoded in a window of Halosolutus halophilus genomic DNA:
- a CDS encoding MaoC/PaaZ C-terminal domain-containing protein, giving the protein MSHRTFDDVTVGDTIDCGTNAVAREEITSFAEEYDPLAIHVDADAAAKSPFGGLIASGIHTFGLTQPLVVDHFYGDSDLIAAGHIEDLRFPAPVRPGDTIHVSLEVEDKRASANDDGRGIVTTRRTATVADELVLSLRNHTIWQR; this is encoded by the coding sequence ATGAGTCACCGAACGTTCGACGACGTGACCGTCGGCGACACCATCGATTGCGGAACGAACGCAGTCGCGCGCGAGGAGATCACGTCGTTCGCCGAGGAGTACGACCCGCTGGCGATCCACGTCGACGCTGACGCCGCCGCAAAATCACCGTTCGGCGGTCTGATCGCAAGCGGGATCCACACCTTCGGACTCACCCAGCCCCTCGTCGTCGACCACTTCTACGGCGACTCGGACCTGATCGCCGCGGGCCACATCGAGGACCTGCGGTTCCCCGCCCCGGTCCGGCCGGGCGATACCATTCACGTCTCGCTCGAGGTCGAAGACAAGCGCGCGTCGGCGAACGACGACGGACGCGGCATCGTCACCACGCGGCGGACCGCGACGGTGGCTGACGAACTCGTCCTCTCGTTGCGGAATCACACCATCTGGCAGCGGTGA
- the aglM gene encoding UDP-glucose 6-dehydrogenase AglM — MHVSIVGSGYVGTTVAACLADRGHDVVNVEIDEEIVDRINAGEAPIHEAGLQDLIAEHAGSRLRATTDYGAVVDTDLTMLCLPTPQAEDGSLDLAIMRAGAESLGDALARKDDDHLVVVKSTVLPGTTEDVVGPILEDRSGKRVDEDLHLAMNPEFLRMGTAVEDFLEPDKVVVGARTDATAATLRELYAPILDRPETTLVETDVREAELIKYANNAFLAAKVSLVNELGNVAKEYGADAYEVLDAVGLDDRISDRFLRSGLGWGGSCFPKDVDALRAGAREQGYDPELLDAVVAVNDEQPRRLVALLAEHVALDGARIAVLGLSFKPGTDDIRKSRALDVIDRLADRGADVVAYDPAAMANVREQYPALDVDYADSAEAALEAADGAVVATDWPEFDDLSFAGMRRRVVVDGRRIDVDADDLAVYEGLTW; from the coding sequence ATGCACGTCTCGATCGTCGGCAGCGGGTACGTCGGAACGACCGTCGCCGCCTGTCTCGCGGACCGTGGCCACGACGTCGTCAACGTCGAGATCGACGAGGAGATCGTCGATCGAATCAACGCGGGCGAGGCACCGATCCACGAGGCCGGCCTGCAGGACCTGATCGCCGAGCACGCCGGGAGCCGCCTCCGGGCGACGACCGACTACGGAGCCGTCGTCGACACCGACCTCACGATGCTCTGTCTGCCGACGCCACAGGCCGAGGACGGCAGCCTCGATCTGGCGATCATGCGGGCTGGCGCGGAATCTCTCGGCGACGCGCTCGCCCGAAAGGACGACGACCACCTCGTCGTCGTCAAGAGCACCGTCCTCCCGGGGACGACCGAAGACGTCGTCGGGCCGATCCTCGAGGACCGATCGGGCAAGCGCGTCGACGAGGACCTGCACCTCGCGATGAACCCCGAGTTCCTCAGGATGGGAACCGCCGTCGAGGACTTCCTCGAACCGGACAAGGTCGTCGTCGGCGCGAGGACCGATGCGACCGCCGCGACGCTCCGGGAACTGTACGCGCCGATTCTCGACCGTCCCGAAACGACCCTCGTCGAGACCGACGTTCGCGAGGCCGAACTGATCAAGTACGCGAACAACGCCTTCCTCGCCGCCAAGGTGTCGCTGGTGAACGAACTCGGCAACGTCGCGAAGGAGTACGGCGCGGACGCCTACGAGGTGCTCGACGCCGTCGGACTCGACGATCGGATCTCGGACCGGTTCCTCCGATCGGGCCTCGGCTGGGGCGGTTCGTGCTTCCCGAAGGACGTCGACGCGCTTCGTGCAGGGGCGCGCGAGCAGGGGTACGATCCCGAACTGCTCGACGCGGTCGTGGCCGTCAACGACGAGCAGCCGCGGCGACTCGTCGCCCTCCTCGCGGAGCACGTCGCTCTCGACGGGGCCAGGATCGCCGTCCTGGGACTCTCGTTCAAACCGGGGACGGACGACATCCGGAAATCTCGCGCGCTCGACGTGATCGATCGACTCGCGGATCGCGGTGCGGACGTCGTCGCGTACGATCCCGCGGCGATGGCGAACGTCCGGGAGCAGTACCCGGCTCTCGACGTCGACTACGCGGACTCGGCCGAGGCGGCGCTCGAGGCGGCGGACGGGGCGGTCGTCGCGACGGACTGGCCCGAGTTCGACGACCTCTCGTTCGCGGGCATGCGCCGGCGGGTCGTCGTCGACGGTCGCCGGATCGACGTCGACGCGGACGATCTCGCGGTCTACGAGGGGCTGACCTGGTGA
- a CDS encoding ribbon-helix-helix domain-containing protein, protein MTEYTTVSIPKELADRVDETIEGTSFQSTSDLVRFLLRSIVIQHQKEGQLTEAEFEEIAEQLQGLGYLD, encoded by the coding sequence ATGACCGAATACACGACGGTGTCGATCCCGAAGGAACTCGCCGATCGGGTCGACGAGACGATCGAGGGGACGAGTTTTCAGAGCACGAGCGACCTCGTTCGCTTTCTCCTGCGCAGTATCGTCATCCAGCACCAGAAGGAGGGGCAGTTGACGGAAGCCGAGTTCGAGGAGATCGCCGAACAGCTTCAGGGACTCGGCTATCTCGACTGA
- a CDS encoding VOC family protein → MLTGLSWLALEAKYLDRSRTFYEETLGLAVREDRARELALETGETDLVLRRPEEVPRGGLHTHFAFSIPDAEYDDWWDRLGEDYDLEEARFGPARSLYLYDPDGNCVELGQQDVEGPGIDGIFEVVLEVEDLDQSRSFYEDLGFETVDEGDDRKRVRLQGPMALELWEPHLGIADARGGVHVDLGFESDDPGAALDAVRDRVRSIDRELDEMIVVRDPDGHFLTFRSD, encoded by the coding sequence ATGCTAACGGGGCTTTCCTGGCTGGCACTCGAGGCCAAATACCTCGATCGTTCGCGCACCTTCTACGAGGAGACGCTGGGACTCGCCGTCCGCGAGGACCGCGCCAGGGAACTCGCGCTCGAGACCGGCGAGACCGACCTCGTGCTCCGGCGCCCCGAGGAGGTGCCGCGTGGCGGGCTCCACACCCACTTCGCGTTCTCGATCCCCGACGCCGAGTACGACGACTGGTGGGACCGCCTGGGCGAGGACTACGACCTCGAGGAAGCCCGGTTCGGCCCCGCCCGATCGCTGTACCTGTACGATCCGGACGGCAACTGCGTCGAACTCGGCCAGCAGGACGTCGAGGGGCCGGGTATCGACGGGATCTTCGAGGTCGTCCTCGAGGTCGAGGACCTCGATCAGTCTCGATCGTTCTACGAGGATCTCGGGTTCGAGACGGTCGACGAGGGCGACGACCGCAAGCGCGTCCGACTGCAGGGACCGATGGCGCTCGAACTCTGGGAACCACACCTCGGGATCGCCGACGCGCGCGGCGGCGTCCACGTCGATCTGGGGTTCGAGAGCGACGACCCGGGCGCGGCACTCGACGCGGTCCGCGATCGGGTCCGATCGATCGATCGAGAACTGGACGAGATGATCGTGGTTCGCGATCCGGACGGGCACTTCCTGACGTTCCGGTCCGACTGA
- a CDS encoding FAD:protein FMN transferase produces MSLADTITTARTRLGDARRNFRCCDTDFAVRTTGYRADVAADRARGTALSLEAELDAFDSESAVARLNRTGRVENEHVARLVRRGLEYVERTHGVFDVRHGAVEHDLKAYLRGDRETLSTTFDTGSVRVDGDRVVTETKLDLNGLAKGYIVDRAAAAAAGPGRSGFVSGGGDVSPPTGPIAVESPYGDARPLKVLETDWSVATSGGYRRRRDGVDHVYDPTTNRVGSRHETVTVVANRDCMEADAIATTLAAMSLSDALELAEGWPDLEAFVVHRGVFRTTEGFDDHVV; encoded by the coding sequence ATGAGTCTGGCCGACACCATTACTACCGCACGCACGCGGCTCGGCGACGCTCGCCGGAATTTTCGGTGCTGTGACACTGACTTCGCGGTCCGGACGACCGGCTACCGCGCCGACGTCGCGGCCGATCGCGCTCGAGGAACCGCGCTGTCGCTCGAGGCCGAACTCGACGCGTTCGATTCCGAGAGCGCGGTCGCGCGTCTCAACCGAACGGGACGCGTCGAGAACGAACACGTCGCCCGCCTGGTTCGGCGCGGCCTCGAGTACGTCGAGCGTACCCACGGCGTCTTCGACGTCCGCCATGGCGCAGTCGAACACGACCTGAAGGCGTACCTCCGCGGGGACCGGGAGACGCTTTCGACGACGTTCGACACCGGTTCAGTGCGCGTCGATGGCGACCGCGTCGTCACCGAGACGAAACTCGACCTGAACGGCCTCGCGAAAGGGTATATCGTCGACCGGGCAGCCGCCGCCGCGGCGGGCCCGGGCCGGAGCGGCTTCGTCAGCGGTGGCGGCGACGTGTCGCCGCCGACCGGCCCGATCGCCGTCGAGAGTCCGTACGGCGACGCGCGCCCGCTCAAAGTCCTCGAGACCGACTGGAGCGTCGCCACGTCCGGCGGCTACCGTCGCCGGCGCGACGGCGTCGACCACGTCTACGATCCGACGACGAACAGGGTCGGCTCCCGACACGAGACGGTCACCGTGGTCGCGAACCGTGACTGTATGGAGGCCGATGCGATCGCGACGACGCTCGCCGCAATGTCGCTATCGGACGCGCTCGAACTCGCCGAGGGATGGCCAGACCTCGAGGCGTTCGTGGTTCACCGCGGCGTCTTTCGGACGACGGAGGGGTTCGACGACCATGTCGTATAA
- a CDS encoding winged helix-turn-helix transcriptional regulator, whose amino-acid sequence MTDSDSDEESALELRSRRTIYQHVRANPGIHFRALLDDLEYAQGTLQYHLRWLENRALLEESDDGKYTRYYPAETFDEADQAVMNALRREYARRIVAHLAVEGALSTAELSERLDRSPSTVSWHLSKLEDADLVTKERRGRTVAYELYDPERVQYLYTVHRKSFTDRVVDRLFDLWDSY is encoded by the coding sequence ATGACGGACTCCGATTCGGACGAGGAGTCGGCGCTGGAACTACGATCTCGGCGGACGATCTACCAGCACGTCCGCGCGAACCCGGGTATTCACTTTCGTGCCCTCCTCGACGACCTCGAGTACGCCCAGGGGACGCTTCAGTATCACCTCCGATGGCTGGAAAACCGGGCCCTTCTCGAGGAGTCGGACGACGGGAAGTACACCCGGTATTATCCGGCGGAGACGTTCGACGAGGCCGATCAGGCCGTGATGAACGCGCTGCGTCGGGAGTACGCCCGCCGGATCGTCGCCCACCTCGCCGTCGAGGGAGCGCTGTCGACCGCCGAACTGAGCGAGCGACTCGACAGGTCGCCCTCGACGGTGTCGTGGCACCTCTCGAAACTCGAGGACGCAGACCTCGTGACGAAGGAGCGACGGGGGCGCACCGTCGCATACGAGTTGTACGACCCGGAACGCGTGCAGTACCTGTACACCGTCCACCGGAAGTCGTTCACCGATCGGGTCGTCGACCGACTGTTCGACCTGTGGGATAGCTACTGA
- the aglF gene encoding UTP--glucose-1-phosphate uridylyltransferase AglF gives MQAVVLAAGKGTRLRPLTEDKPKALVEVDGKPLVEDVFDNLREIGVTEFVVVVGYQKERIIERYGDEYEGVPITYAHQREQLGLAHAILQAEPHVDHDFVLMLGDNIFRGNLGDVINRQREERADAAFLVEEVPYEEASRYGVCDTNEYGEIVEVVEKPDDPPSNLVMTGFYTFTPAIFHACHLVQPSDRGEYELPDAIDLLVQSGRTIDAIRMDGWRIDVGYPADREKAEERLREAAPPVTER, from the coding sequence ATGCAAGCAGTCGTGCTGGCCGCGGGGAAAGGAACCCGCCTCCGGCCGCTCACCGAAGACAAGCCGAAGGCCCTCGTCGAAGTCGACGGCAAACCGCTCGTCGAGGACGTCTTCGACAACCTCCGCGAGATCGGCGTCACCGAGTTCGTCGTCGTCGTGGGCTACCAGAAAGAACGGATCATCGAGCGCTACGGCGACGAGTACGAGGGCGTCCCGATCACCTACGCCCACCAGCGCGAACAGCTGGGTCTGGCCCACGCCATTCTCCAGGCCGAGCCACACGTCGATCACGACTTCGTGCTGATGCTGGGGGATAATATCTTCCGCGGGAACCTCGGCGACGTGATCAACCGTCAGAGGGAAGAGCGCGCGGACGCCGCGTTCCTCGTCGAGGAAGTGCCCTACGAGGAGGCCTCCCGCTACGGCGTCTGCGACACCAACGAGTACGGCGAGATCGTCGAAGTCGTCGAAAAGCCGGACGACCCGCCCTCCAATCTCGTCATGACTGGCTTCTACACCTTCACACCAGCCATCTTCCACGCCTGTCACCTCGTCCAGCCGTCCGATCGCGGCGAGTACGAACTCCCCGACGCGATCGATCTGCTCGTCCAGTCGGGCCGGACGATCGACGCGATCCGGATGGACGGCTGGCGGATCGACGTCGGGTACCCAGCCGATCGCGAGAAAGCGGAAGAACGACTCCGGGAAGCCGCGCCACCCGTTACCGAACGGTAG
- a CDS encoding ferritin-like domain-containing protein, with amino-acid sequence MTTDEVTDLLTEAYIDELETVMNYLTNAIVLDGVHAEEVKESLDADVEEELEHARLLGNRLKQLDQSPPGSESFEARQSSLQPPADTTDVQSVIDGVLEAENDATETYRSLLEAAREANDPVTEDVAVTILADEEAHHTEFRGFKKEFPQD; translated from the coding sequence ATGACAACAGACGAAGTCACCGACCTGTTGACGGAGGCGTACATCGACGAACTCGAGACCGTGATGAACTACCTCACGAACGCGATCGTGCTCGACGGCGTCCACGCCGAGGAGGTCAAAGAGAGTCTCGACGCGGACGTCGAGGAGGAACTCGAACACGCGCGACTGCTCGGAAACCGGTTGAAGCAACTCGACCAGTCGCCGCCGGGTTCGGAGTCGTTCGAGGCCCGCCAGTCGAGTCTGCAACCCCCCGCGGATACGACGGACGTCCAGTCGGTCATCGACGGCGTCCTCGAGGCCGAAAACGACGCGACGGAAACCTACCGATCGCTCCTGGAGGCCGCCCGCGAGGCGAACGACCCCGTCACCGAGGACGTCGCCGTCACCATCCTCGCAGACGAGGAGGCCCACCACACGGAGTTCCGCGGGTTCAAGAAGGAGTTCCCGCAGGACTAG
- a CDS encoding winged helix-turn-helix transcriptional regulator — MRDLDDTDLEILQLLTEDARRPYSEIADHVDLTPPAVSDRIARLEEQGIIRGFTVDVDRAKLRRDVAVLAELDAKPGAVDDVYAAVADLDGVDHVFEGMDGRVIVHATLPDANVRSWLESGLDLKTLSGYDVTLLTRSDRLTGVSATDFSLECVVCGQQVADGGVTATVDGEIKTFCCPSCEDRYLTEYESHQEALE, encoded by the coding sequence ATGCGCGACCTCGACGACACCGATCTCGAGATCCTCCAGTTGCTGACCGAAGACGCCCGGCGGCCGTACAGCGAGATCGCCGACCACGTCGACCTGACGCCGCCGGCGGTTTCCGATCGGATCGCCCGCCTCGAGGAACAGGGAATCATCCGGGGATTCACCGTCGACGTCGATCGGGCGAAACTCCGACGCGACGTGGCAGTGCTCGCCGAACTGGACGCGAAACCGGGGGCCGTCGACGACGTCTACGCGGCGGTTGCCGACCTCGACGGCGTCGACCACGTCTTCGAGGGGATGGACGGGCGCGTGATCGTCCACGCGACGCTGCCCGACGCCAACGTGCGATCGTGGCTCGAATCGGGGTTGGACCTGAAGACGCTGTCCGGCTACGACGTCACGCTGCTCACCCGATCGGATCGACTCACCGGCGTCTCGGCGACCGATTTCTCGCTCGAGTGCGTCGTTTGCGGTCAGCAGGTGGCCGACGGGGGCGTGACGGCGACCGTCGACGGCGAGATCAAGACGTTTTGCTGTCCCTCCTGCGAGGACCGGTACCTGACGGAGTACGAGTCCCACCAGGAGGCCCTGGAGTAG
- a CDS encoding NAD-dependent epimerase/dehydratase family protein, with amino-acid sequence MDLTDARILVTGGAGFIGSQLSDRLLADGNEVVVVDDFSNGREEWVPAGAEVLEADLTNRDAVTDAIDADLDLVFHLAARKDPNDDDPRGQFDENTTMTHLLLEACRDAGVEGFAFASSSTVYGEAPRPTPEDFAPLEPISVYGASKLGEEGLVSTYAHSHGLTAWTFRFANVVGPRLRGAVIPDFLEKLRANPESLTILGDGRQEKSYLHVDDCVDAMCHVVDRAGADDVESDGGATYTYNLGTRTTTSVDRIADIVSDVLDLDPDYEYTGGDRGWTGDVPRMRLSIEKLAAIGWTPNLESDDAVRRAAEELADEIDEA; translated from the coding sequence ATGGATCTAACGGACGCCCGTATTCTCGTCACCGGTGGTGCGGGATTCATCGGGTCCCAGCTATCCGATCGCCTCCTCGCCGACGGCAACGAGGTCGTCGTCGTCGACGACTTCTCGAACGGCCGCGAGGAGTGGGTTCCCGCCGGCGCCGAGGTACTCGAAGCCGATCTGACCAACCGCGACGCCGTGACCGACGCGATCGACGCCGATCTCGATCTCGTCTTCCACCTCGCCGCCCGGAAGGATCCGAACGACGACGATCCGCGCGGTCAGTTCGACGAGAACACGACGATGACGCACCTCCTGCTCGAGGCGTGTCGTGACGCGGGCGTCGAGGGGTTCGCGTTCGCGTCGTCCTCGACGGTGTACGGCGAAGCGCCGCGACCGACGCCCGAAGACTTCGCCCCGCTCGAACCGATCAGCGTCTACGGGGCGAGCAAACTCGGCGAGGAGGGACTGGTCTCGACCTACGCACACTCCCACGGACTCACCGCGTGGACGTTCCGCTTCGCGAACGTCGTGGGCCCGCGCCTTCGCGGGGCCGTCATCCCCGACTTCCTCGAAAAATTGCGGGCGAATCCGGAGTCACTCACGATCCTCGGCGACGGCCGACAGGAGAAGTCCTACCTCCACGTCGACGACTGCGTCGACGCGATGTGCCACGTCGTCGACCGCGCCGGGGCCGACGACGTGGAGTCGGACGGCGGGGCGACGTACACGTACAATCTCGGGACCCGAACGACGACGTCCGTCGATCGGATCGCCGACATCGTCAGCGACGTCCTCGACCTGGATCCCGACTACGAGTATACCGGCGGGGATCGCGGCTGGACCGGGGACGTCCCGCGGATGCGACTCTCGATCGAGAAACTCGCGGCGATCGGCTGGACGCCGAACCTCGAGAGCGACGACGCCGTGCGACGGGCGGCCGAGGAACTGGCCGACGAAATCGACGAGGCGTGA
- the aglJ gene encoding S-layer glycoprotein N-glycosyltransferase AglJ, translating to MEHDGARVDPVDRTQEVLAMTDETREISTDEVCVLIPTLDEAATIGDVIDGFREQGYTNVVVVDGGSDDETQAIARDRGADVVVQSGDGKGQAVREALEYVTVPYVLMVDGDGTYDPADADRMVEPLSRGYDHVIGNRFADMDDDAMRALNGFGNRLINRAFRFIHGASYEDILSGYRAFTVDSFERLSLDSDGFTIETELAVECVKHGIDTTVVPISYSARPDESETNLHPITDGGTIILALYTLAKTNNPLFYFGSLGTAGILSGGVIAGYVLWQWIQYQQGHEIMALVSAAAILLGVQLIMFGVLSDMLVTLHREQRRRLEQIARDSRDRDRDRDDD from the coding sequence ATGGAGCATGACGGGGCACGCGTGGACCCGGTCGACCGAACGCAGGAGGTCCTCGCGATGACCGACGAGACACGCGAGATCTCGACCGACGAGGTCTGTGTCCTGATTCCGACGCTCGACGAGGCGGCGACGATCGGTGACGTGATCGACGGCTTCCGCGAGCAGGGCTACACGAACGTGGTGGTCGTCGACGGCGGTTCGGACGACGAGACGCAGGCGATCGCACGCGATCGCGGTGCCGACGTCGTCGTCCAGTCGGGCGACGGGAAGGGACAGGCCGTCCGGGAGGCCCTCGAGTACGTCACCGTCCCCTACGTGTTGATGGTCGACGGGGACGGGACATACGACCCCGCCGACGCCGACCGGATGGTCGAACCGCTCTCGCGAGGCTACGATCACGTGATCGGCAACCGGTTCGCCGACATGGACGACGACGCGATGCGCGCGTTGAACGGGTTCGGGAACCGGCTGATCAACAGGGCGTTCCGATTCATCCACGGAGCCAGCTACGAGGACATCCTCTCGGGCTACCGGGCGTTTACCGTCGACTCGTTCGAACGCCTCTCACTCGACTCGGACGGGTTCACGATCGAGACGGAACTCGCCGTCGAGTGCGTGAAACACGGGATCGACACGACCGTCGTGCCGATCAGTTACAGCGCCCGTCCCGACGAGTCCGAGACGAACCTCCACCCGATCACGGACGGCGGGACGATCATCCTGGCGCTGTACACGCTCGCCAAGACGAACAACCCGCTGTTTTACTTCGGGAGCCTCGGCACCGCCGGCATCCTCTCGGGCGGCGTGATCGCGGGGTACGTCCTCTGGCAGTGGATCCAGTACCAGCAGGGCCACGAGATCATGGCGCTCGTCTCCGCGGCCGCGATCCTGCTCGGGGTCCAGTTGATCATGTTCGGCGTCCTCTCGGACATGCTCGTCACGTTACACCGCGAACAGCGCCGCCGACTCGAACAGATCGCGCGCGATTCCCGGGACAGAGACAGGGACAGGGACGACGACTAG
- a CDS encoding NAD-dependent epimerase/dehydratase family protein: MQDQRVLVTGGAGFIGSNLANHLATDNDVIVIDDCYLGTPENLVDDVEFAERSVLEDDLPTDVDAVFHLAALSSYAMHEDDPRKGARVNVEGFVNVVEQARQDGCDTVVYASTSSIYGNRTEPSPESMDVEAHTGYEASKLARERYGEYFANHYGMAMAGLRFFSVYQGYDGAEEHKGEYANVIAQFADDIANGESPTLYGDGTQTRDFTHVSDIVRGLELAADHELAGVYNLGTGEAYDFDTVVELLNEELGTDVEPEYVENPIPESVYVHDTCADASKIREETGWEPQIDFEEGIRRVCAQYTAD, encoded by the coding sequence ATGCAGGACCAGCGCGTTCTCGTCACGGGCGGTGCGGGATTCATCGGATCGAATCTCGCGAACCACCTCGCGACGGACAACGACGTAATCGTGATCGACGACTGCTATCTCGGGACCCCGGAGAACCTCGTCGACGACGTCGAATTCGCCGAGCGAAGCGTTCTGGAGGACGACCTCCCGACCGACGTGGACGCCGTGTTTCACCTCGCGGCGCTCTCCTCGTACGCGATGCACGAGGACGATCCCCGGAAAGGGGCCCGCGTCAACGTCGAAGGGTTCGTCAACGTCGTCGAGCAGGCCCGACAGGACGGCTGTGATACCGTCGTCTACGCGTCGACGTCGTCGATCTACGGGAACCGGACCGAACCCTCGCCGGAGTCGATGGACGTCGAGGCCCACACCGGCTACGAGGCCTCCAAACTCGCCCGCGAGCGCTACGGGGAGTACTTCGCGAACCACTACGGGATGGCGATGGCCGGACTCCGCTTCTTTTCGGTGTATCAGGGCTACGACGGGGCAGAGGAACACAAAGGAGAGTACGCCAACGTGATCGCCCAGTTCGCCGACGACATCGCCAACGGCGAGTCGCCGACGCTCTACGGCGATGGGACGCAGACGAGGGACTTCACGCACGTGTCCGATATCGTCCGCGGCCTCGAGTTGGCCGCCGACCACGAACTCGCCGGCGTCTACAATCTGGGGACGGGCGAGGCGTACGACTTCGATACGGTCGTCGAACTGCTCAACGAGGAACTCGGAACGGACGTAGAGCCCGAGTACGTCGAGAACCCGATTCCCGAGTCGGTATACGTCCACGATACCTGTGCTGACGCCTCGAAGATCCGCGAGGAAACCGGCTGGGAGCCCCAGATCGACTTCGAGGAGGGGATTCGACGAGTCTGTGCGCAGTATACGGCCGATTGA
- a CDS encoding DUF5779 family protein: MSDFDLDLRAVEEHIDEELELEGQLVLGVLDGSTPADEWLEAIANGNVLVLCVEGDVNELASGFARDVKESGGNLVHFRGFLIVTPPGVDVSTDRL, from the coding sequence ATGAGCGATTTCGACCTCGACCTGCGGGCCGTCGAGGAACACATCGACGAGGAACTCGAGCTCGAGGGGCAACTCGTCCTCGGCGTCCTCGACGGGTCGACGCCAGCCGATGAGTGGCTCGAAGCGATCGCAAACGGGAACGTCCTCGTCCTCTGCGTCGAGGGCGACGTCAACGAACTGGCCTCCGGGTTCGCCCGCGACGTCAAGGAATCGGGCGGGAATCTCGTCCACTTCCGCGGATTCCTGATCGTGACGCCGCCGGGCGTGGACGTGAGTACCGATCGGCTCTAG
- a CDS encoding pyridoxamine 5'-phosphate oxidase family protein: MSMDEVRESSPDSMTDDQIRAFLMEQGVGILGLADEAVPYLVPMSFGYDGNSTLYFVFLLFGTESRKEQLSERSRQARFLVYSAESAHEWRSASLVGRIDAVPDDEWESLQDAMGNAWHPDVFSAANPMRGVEGYRFRIDEWTGIQNTG; the protein is encoded by the coding sequence ATGTCCATGGACGAAGTGCGGGAATCGAGTCCCGATTCCATGACCGACGACCAGATACGAGCGTTCCTGATGGAACAGGGCGTCGGGATACTCGGACTCGCCGACGAGGCGGTACCGTATCTCGTCCCGATGTCGTTCGGGTACGACGGGAATTCGACGCTCTACTTCGTGTTCTTGCTGTTCGGGACGGAAAGCCGCAAGGAACAATTGAGCGAACGGAGTCGACAGGCCCGCTTTCTCGTGTACAGTGCCGAGTCTGCACACGAGTGGCGGAGCGCGAGCCTCGTCGGTCGCATCGACGCAGTACCCGACGACGAGTGGGAATCCCTGCAGGACGCCATGGGAAACGCGTGGCATCCTGACGTGTTCAGCGCTGCCAATCCGATGCGAGGGGTCGAGGGCTATCGGTTCCGGATCGACGAGTGGACCGGCATCCAGAACACGGGGTAG